From Bacteroidota bacterium, the proteins below share one genomic window:
- a CDS encoding TonB-dependent receptor, translating into MAQVRTISGTVTASDTKETLPGATIMIKGTTIGTSTNLDGRYTIKVESPQAMLVFSFIGYITQEVQAGTQTVINVILEQEKIALEEVVVIGYGSVKKSDLTGAVSSIKGNDITKITVANPVEVLSGKVTGVQVMNTSGAPGASPAVRIRGIGTFNNSSPIYVVDGVILDDISFLNPADIASMEVLKDASATAIYGSRGANGVILVTTKSGKIGEVKTTFNFTGEYGLQSLAKKIKLLNGRDFAIISNEIKSGSYNNVDAVPNTDWQDLVFHTSPLFNFQLSASGATTSMQYYLSLGYFGQEGIIDKSNYQKITLNFNNTYHLSKFARVGTTISLTPFKQEVAPNVTYQVYRAQPLLVPYYPDGSYAVVYNVGNPLADLSYSNNFNKGLRGVGNIFVEIDFLKAFTFKSSFGVDAGYYKSVSFTPAYTIYNPDGTESMQKNVLSDLNKNNSDLLTWLWENTLKYKKDFGKHSVDALIGYTMQNTSSEEMRVQGANILRDASSFWYINPSYIYDPANNVNTVNNIFNGVDPNQYYSMISYLFRVNYTYNNRYILTATFRRDGSSKFSKDNRYSNFPSFAAGWNISQEKFMENINFINKLKIRASWGKIGNEKITYYDRYSRVQSNLITIFGIDAAPNPAASYAVNGNPNLRWEVSKQTDIGLEIGVLNNRLTAEIDYYDRVTDDILVQLSTPGYFGNGAGQKVRFNAASILNRGIEFNMNWKDQIGSVKYNIGFLGSSLHNEVLSIGGNSGIDSTLIGGYLGNGIPVTLSRVGLPIGAFYGYQTDGIFQSETEMESYPHDGQAGVGDLRFVDMNNDGVINGKDRTYIGSPVPKFIFGFNADLEWKGIDFSFSIQGQTGNKIFNGKEVVRPDPYNFEQHVMDRWIGPGTSNTEPRPSFGGYNYTPSDKFIQDGSYIRIRNVILGYTLPSSISEKIYMHKFRVYIKADNLYTFTKYTGYTPEIGSFDVLSNGIDYGIYPVTAVYSFGINLTF; encoded by the coding sequence TTGGCCCAGGTTCGGACCATTTCCGGTACTGTAACTGCCTCCGACACGAAGGAAACCCTTCCCGGAGCAACCATCATGATTAAAGGCACCACTATTGGTACCAGCACAAATCTGGATGGCAGGTATACTATAAAAGTTGAGTCGCCTCAGGCTATGTTGGTATTCTCTTTCATAGGCTATATTACTCAGGAGGTTCAGGCCGGTACTCAAACCGTCATCAATGTAATCCTTGAACAAGAAAAGATAGCCCTGGAAGAGGTTGTCGTAATTGGCTACGGGTCGGTGAAAAAAAGTGATCTGACCGGTGCAGTGAGCAGCATTAAAGGCAATGACATCACAAAAATTACGGTTGCCAATCCCGTCGAAGTTTTGTCGGGTAAAGTCACAGGTGTGCAGGTGATGAACACTTCAGGTGCGCCAGGAGCATCGCCGGCAGTCAGAATCAGGGGCATCGGGACCTTCAATAATTCATCGCCCATTTATGTCGTCGACGGCGTAATTCTCGATGATATCTCATTCCTGAACCCTGCTGATATTGCCTCTATGGAAGTTTTAAAAGATGCCTCTGCCACAGCCATTTATGGATCGCGCGGAGCTAATGGGGTGATTCTCGTCACTACAAAATCCGGTAAAATCGGCGAAGTAAAAACCACCTTCAACTTTACGGGTGAATATGGTCTGCAAAGCCTGGCAAAAAAAATAAAGCTTTTAAATGGCCGTGATTTTGCCATCATTTCAAACGAAATAAAATCCGGCAGTTACAACAATGTCGATGCAGTGCCAAACACCGACTGGCAGGACCTGGTTTTCCACACTTCTCCCCTCTTTAATTTCCAGCTCTCAGCGTCCGGCGCCACCACCTCTATGCAGTACTATCTTAGCCTCGGTTATTTTGGACAGGAAGGCATCATCGACAAATCCAATTACCAGAAAATAACATTAAATTTTAATAATACATATCATTTATCGAAGTTCGCCAGGGTTGGGACTACCATATCTCTAACACCCTTCAAGCAGGAAGTTGCGCCAAATGTCACCTACCAGGTTTACCGTGCCCAGCCATTACTGGTGCCATATTACCCTGATGGAAGTTATGCTGTCGTGTATAATGTTGGCAATCCTCTTGCCGACCTCTCATATTCCAATAATTTTAACAAAGGATTAAGAGGTGTAGGAAATATTTTTGTCGAAATAGATTTCCTGAAAGCCTTCACATTTAAATCCAGTTTCGGCGTTGACGCAGGGTATTACAAAAGTGTCAGCTTCACGCCAGCTTATACAATATATAATCCCGACGGCACTGAATCAATGCAAAAAAATGTTCTCAGCGATCTGAATAAAAATAATAGCGATCTTCTCACATGGCTCTGGGAAAACACATTAAAATATAAAAAAGATTTCGGTAAACATTCGGTCGATGCTCTGATTGGTTACACCATGCAGAATACTTCATCGGAAGAAATGCGCGTGCAAGGAGCTAACATACTTCGTGATGCGTCAAGCTTCTGGTATATTAATCCATCCTATATCTATGATCCGGCAAATAATGTAAATACCGTTAATAATATTTTCAATGGAGTGGACCCCAACCAATACTACTCTATGATTTCCTATCTCTTCAGGGTGAATTACACATACAATAATAGATACATTCTGACTGCCACATTCCGTCGCGACGGCTCATCCAAATTCAGCAAAGACAACAGATATTCCAATTTCCCCTCATTTGCAGCAGGATGGAACATTTCACAGGAAAAATTTATGGAGAATATTAATTTTATCAACAAACTGAAGATAAGAGCCAGCTGGGGAAAAATTGGCAATGAAAAAATCACGTATTATGACCGGTATTCCAGGGTGCAATCCAATCTGATCACTATTTTTGGAATAGATGCAGCTCCCAATCCTGCGGCATCGTATGCTGTGAATGGCAATCCAAACCTGAGGTGGGAAGTGTCAAAACAAACCGATATTGGTCTGGAGATCGGTGTTTTAAACAACCGACTTACAGCTGAAATAGACTACTACGACAGGGTGACAGATGACATCCTGGTACAATTATCCACTCCAGGCTATTTTGGAAATGGAGCCGGTCAAAAAGTGCGATTTAATGCTGCTTCTATCCTGAACAGGGGTATTGAATTCAATATGAACTGGAAAGACCAGATCGGTTCTGTCAAATATAACATCGGATTCCTTGGTTCCAGCCTCCATAATGAGGTACTGAGCATTGGAGGTAATAGCGGCATCGATTCAACGCTGATTGGCGGTTACCTGGGCAACGGCATTCCTGTCACTTTAAGCAGAGTTGGTTTGCCTATCGGCGCTTTTTACGGATATCAGACCGACGGCATCTTCCAGTCGGAAACAGAAATGGAGTCATACCCCCATGACGGGCAGGCAGGTGTCGGCGATCTCCGCTTTGTCGATATGAATAATGACGGCGTCATTAATGGCAAAGACAGAACATATATCGGCTCCCCTGTACCCAAATTCATTTTTGGATTCAATGCCGACCTGGAATGGAAGGGAATAGATTTCTCCTTTAGCATCCAGGGCCAAACGGGCAATAAAATATTCAATGGCAAAGAGGTCGTCCGCCCTGATCCCTATAACTTCGAGCAGCATGTGATGGACAGATGGATCGGCCCCGGCACCAGCAACACCGAACCACGGCCGTCTTTCGGAGGATACAACTATACACCGTCCGATAAGTTTATCCAGGATGGATCCTATATCAGAATACGAAATGTAATTCTGGGATATACTCTGCCATCATCTATTAGTGAAAAAATTTATATGCATAAATTCCGGGTTTATATAAAAGCCGACAACCTTTATACATTTACGAAATATACAGGTTATACGCCCGAAATTGGAAGCTTCGATGTGCTATCAAACGGGATAGATTATGGCATCTACCCGGTTACTGCTGTTTATTCATTTGGCATCAACTTAACCTTTTAA
- a CDS encoding nucleotidyltransferase domain-containing protein, with translation MNTEVTNIIINTLRDYNPVMIGIFGSYARNENTNLSDIDILVKFKSTLSLLQLVHVEKLISQKLGIRVDIVTEGAIRNEIIKENIKRDLQIIYQ, from the coding sequence ATGAACACAGAAGTTACAAATATCATTATCAATACATTACGGGATTATAATCCTGTAATGATTGGTATTTTTGGTTCTTATGCCAGGAATGAAAACACAAATTTAAGTGATATTGATATTCTTGTGAAGTTCAAATCTACACTCTCGCTTCTCCAATTAGTTCACGTTGAGAAATTAATCTCTCAAAAACTGGGTATTAGAGTTGACATTGTGACAGAAGGTGCGATCAGGAATGAAATTATTAAAGAAAATATCAAGAGGGATCTGCAAATTATTTATCAATGA